Proteins from one Triticum aestivum cultivar Chinese Spring chromosome 7A, IWGSC CS RefSeq v2.1, whole genome shotgun sequence genomic window:
- the LOC123152005 gene encoding citrate-binding protein-like yields MAKRLLPWISVLVVLSTLWRSCSPAAGADPTAGFTAVEVTEDRFKLHKPYDLPQEQRYELRADGVRRFWVYCDDKPFRAGSPTKPRSEILLNVTYSSGVWQFEGYGYVPAGTTGVSVMQVFGAAGPPRNTTLMLHVYGGRLVYYNDETKVVDSHIYDRWFRLNVVHDVQASALTVFIDGDQRLVVPGYGGDFHYFKFGVYTQTDPSHYMESRWRDVKVYTKTSY; encoded by the exons ATGGCCAAGCGCTTGCTGCCATGGATCAGTGTCTTGGTCGTGCTCTCGACGCTGTGGCGCTCGTGCAGCCCGGCCGCCGGCGCCGACCCGACGGCCGGGTTCACCGCCGTGGAGGTCACGGAGGACCGGTTCAAGCTCCACAAGCCGTATGACCTGCCGCAGGAGCAGCGCTACGAGCTCCGCGCCGACGGCGTGCGGCGGTTCTGGGTCTACTGCGACGACAAGCCCTTCCGCGCCGGGAGCCCCACCAAGCCGCGCTCCGAGATCCTCCTCAAC GTAACGTACAGCTCCGGGGTGTGGCAGTTCGAGGGGTACGGCTACGTGCCGGCCGGCACGACGGGAGTGTCCGTGATGCAGGTGTTCGGCGCGGCAGGCCCGCCGCGGAACACGACGCTGATGCTGCACGTCTACGGCGGACGGCTCGTGTACTACAACGATGAGACCAAGGTGGTCGACAGCCACATCTACGACCGGTGGTTCAGGCTCAACGTGGTCCACGATGTCCAAGCGTCGGCCCTCACCGTGTTCATCGACGGCGACCAGAGGCTGGTCGTCCCAGGCTACGGCGGCGACTTCCACTACTTCAAGTTCGGTGTGTACACGCAAACGGACCCCTCGCACTACATGGAGTCGCGGTGGAGGGATGTCAAGGTCTACACTAAGACTTCCTACTGA